A single genomic interval of Spirosoma taeanense harbors:
- a CDS encoding DEAD/DEAH box helicase, whose protein sequence is MKTKKTKTDGQDDVLTMENAATEVSTVDTIDTEAPVANTEVAQAVDEVITVDDAPAASAPQETTPDQPKTDPNQILFSSLDISDELLQAVTDMGFISPSPIQAEAIPPILAGRDVIGQAQTGTGKTAAFGIPALELVDVQDRSVQTLILCPTRELALQVAEEIKKLSKYKRGVRVEAIYGGDSIERQIRSLRNGVHIVIGTPGRVMDHMERNTLKLDNVKMMILDEADEMLDMGFREDIESILAEMPEERQTILFSATMSKPIMQITQKFQKDPVLVKVVKKELTNTNIEQVYFEVKPKAKVEVMCRLIDMYDLKLLLVFCNTKRKVDEIVEDLQIRGYQAEGLHGDLRQAQRNNVMSKFRSGTTSILVATDVAARGIDVDDVDAVINFDIPLDEEYYVHRIGRTGRAGKSGRAFSMVGRDEKYRFREIQSYTKVKVEKGVIPSFEDIVGVRKARFIEQLQQTIQESKDLNLYEDLLTQLHHTGFSTEQVVAALVKRSMGLEKNEFADQNLGLEDDRRRDDRRGNDRFGDRSERGGRFEDRRGGSRFGDRDDRGGSRFGDRPRFNDRNERPSFGSRDDRGGRFEDRRGAGRDGDRKPYADRDEQRAPREREANMTRLMVTIGRKDYVRPGDIVGAIAGEANIPGNSIGSIDIFDKFTYVDVPKDVANRVVDAMEGNTIKGRRVNIEIAR, encoded by the coding sequence ATGAAAACGAAAAAAACTAAAACCGATGGTCAGGACGACGTTCTGACGATGGAAAACGCAGCTACGGAAGTTTCGACCGTGGACACAATCGACACCGAAGCCCCCGTCGCCAATACCGAAGTAGCGCAGGCCGTTGACGAAGTCATTACGGTTGACGACGCTCCCGCAGCTTCTGCTCCGCAGGAAACCACGCCTGATCAGCCCAAGACCGATCCCAATCAGATTCTGTTCTCCAGTCTGGATATTTCGGACGAACTGCTGCAGGCCGTAACCGACATGGGCTTCATTAGCCCGTCGCCGATTCAGGCCGAAGCGATTCCGCCAATTCTGGCCGGTCGTGATGTTATCGGTCAGGCCCAGACAGGAACGGGTAAAACGGCTGCCTTTGGTATTCCGGCGCTCGAATTGGTGGATGTGCAGGATCGCTCGGTGCAGACGCTGATTCTTTGCCCCACGCGGGAGCTGGCCCTGCAGGTAGCGGAAGAGATTAAGAAGCTGTCGAAATATAAGCGGGGTGTTCGGGTAGAAGCCATCTACGGCGGTGACTCGATTGAGCGCCAGATCCGGTCGCTGCGCAACGGTGTCCATATCGTTATCGGTACGCCCGGTCGCGTCATGGACCATATGGAGCGTAATACGCTGAAGCTCGACAACGTGAAGATGATGATTCTTGACGAAGCCGACGAAATGCTCGATATGGGCTTCCGTGAAGACATCGAAAGCATTCTGGCGGAAATGCCCGAAGAGCGGCAGACGATCCTGTTCTCGGCGACGATGTCGAAGCCGATCATGCAGATCACCCAGAAGTTCCAGAAAGATCCCGTCCTGGTGAAGGTGGTTAAGAAAGAGCTGACCAACACCAACATCGAGCAGGTCTATTTTGAGGTAAAACCCAAGGCGAAAGTCGAGGTAATGTGCCGCCTGATCGACATGTACGACCTGAAACTGCTGCTGGTATTCTGTAATACGAAACGTAAGGTTGACGAGATCGTCGAAGACCTGCAGATTCGGGGTTATCAGGCTGAGGGTCTGCACGGCGACCTGCGGCAGGCACAGCGGAATAACGTGATGAGCAAGTTTCGCTCGGGTACGACCAGCATTCTGGTAGCAACCGACGTAGCCGCCCGCGGTATTGACGTGGACGATGTCGATGCGGTTATCAACTTCGATATCCCACTCGACGAAGAATATTACGTACACCGCATTGGCCGGACGGGCCGGGCCGGCAAATCGGGCCGGGCGTTCTCGATGGTTGGCCGCGATGAGAAATACCGGTTCCGCGAAATTCAGTCCTACACCAAAGTAAAGGTTGAAAAAGGCGTAATTCCGTCTTTCGAAGATATCGTTGGTGTCCGCAAGGCTCGCTTTATCGAGCAGTTGCAGCAGACCATTCAGGAAAGCAAAGACCTGAACTTATATGAAGACCTGCTGACACAGCTTCATCATACCGGCTTTTCGACCGAGCAGGTAGTAGCCGCACTGGTGAAGCGCAGCATGGGTCTGGAGAAAAACGAATTTGCCGATCAGAACCTGGGTCTGGAAGACGACCGTCGGCGCGATGATCGCCGGGGTAACGACCGATTTGGCGACCGCAGCGAGCGTGGAGGTCGGTTTGAGGATCGCCGGGGTGGTTCGCGCTTTGGCGACCGTGACGATCGGGGTGGCAGCCGTTTCGGCGACCGCCCCCGGTTCAACGACCGCAACGAGCGGCCGTCTTTCGGTAGCCGCGATGACCGCGGAGGCCGGTTTGAGGATCGCCGGGGTGCTGGCCGTGATGGCGACCGGAAGCCGTATGCTGATCGTGACGAACAGCGGGCTCCACGCGAACGCGAAGCCAACATGACCCGCCTGATGGTGACCATCGGACGTAAGGATTACGTTCGGCCGGGCGACATCGTCGGCGCAATTGCAGGCGAAGCCAACATTCCGGGCAATAGCATCGGCAGCATCGACATTTTCGACAAGTTCACCTACGTGGACGTTCCGAAGGACGTTGCTAACCGGGTTGTTGACGCCATGGAAGGCAACACCATCAAAGGCCGCCGGGTGAATATCGAAATTGCACGGTAA
- a CDS encoding O-methyltransferase, giving the protein MILAYLRYLSRARDEHSLHSPFLFSLYTTSIRPDNRREPAFTSFRALRNELCRSRETIAITDFGAGSKVNGARQRTIGDIACHSQKPARFGRLLFRLIRHAKANVIVDLGTSLGLTTAYLAEAARPQHGQVLTFEGCPQTAAVARQNFDRLGTPNVEIVVGNLDETLASRVARLKPIDFVFFDANHRYEPTVRYFEICLSNSHNDTLFVFDDIHWSDEMEQAWAYIKRHPAVSVTVDLFWVGLVFTRKEQPKQDFVLRF; this is encoded by the coding sequence TTGATTCTCGCTTACCTTCGTTACCTGAGTCGCGCCCGCGACGAACACTCGCTGCATTCGCCTTTCCTGTTTTCGCTGTACACAACCAGTATCCGCCCCGATAATCGGCGCGAACCGGCCTTTACGTCCTTTCGGGCGTTGCGTAACGAACTATGTCGTAGCCGCGAGACGATCGCGATCACGGATTTCGGCGCAGGCTCAAAAGTAAACGGGGCAAGACAACGGACGATCGGCGACATTGCCTGCCATTCGCAGAAGCCAGCGCGTTTCGGGCGATTGCTGTTCCGGCTTATCCGACACGCAAAAGCGAACGTAATTGTTGATCTGGGTACATCTTTGGGCCTGACTACGGCTTATCTGGCCGAAGCTGCCCGGCCGCAGCATGGGCAGGTGCTTACGTTTGAAGGCTGCCCGCAGACGGCCGCCGTTGCCCGCCAGAATTTCGACCGGCTGGGGACGCCAAACGTCGAGATTGTTGTCGGTAATCTGGACGAAACGCTGGCTTCCCGCGTGGCAAGGCTTAAACCAATAGATTTCGTTTTTTTCGACGCCAATCACCGCTACGAACCTACCGTTCGGTATTTCGAGATCTGTCTGTCGAACAGTCATAACGATACCCTATTTGTCTTCGATGATATCCACTGGTCCGATGAGATGGAGCAGGCGTGGGCCTACATCAAACGGCATCCGGCCGTCAGCGTAACGGTAGATTTGTTCTGGGTGGGGCTGGTGTTTACCCGCAAGGAGCAGCCGAAGCAGGATTTTGTGCTGCGGTTCTAA
- a CDS encoding tetratricopeptide repeat protein translates to MITNNYVPNDFRAYLGSILFSVDYDFGAAETHLTESLSRNPSSALFILLLCQLYQKQIEYNTSANGDTMNEESKLGNYAQQGIELLAKKPRSSWNDGDYRYQGEFQSFLSRLEEAKLSFQKAIQLNPDLVEGRTGLGIVYQKLKKWNDALIAFEQARRLDPNDLNTRASMAEMLIELDQFNPAEEHLAFIRRITDETHLDALILSGRLYARLGDKAHENEDAVEAEGRYRAAVEFLDKALRAETYGNYSRKITPTESHTVRYLNGYCQIKQIQAREKKGNLVQRYQFAQESQRYIDKALVHFKKITESKYAHNGFEARQAVNQLNQYRKQTSPVREISTRGLKGTLVVMMAAFILIATQIVFFFRETSFVRAITQPNVACYIQPSRIQPLLKLDSAGDVKLTRFARLSFNHPDSLIARWEQLMGENVRIERAWIENADQKPERLLTEGFYGLITFASLLFIIAGLVLPELTKLKVGSIELEKTRLETITTTPSLNVSSGASATRSLK, encoded by the coding sequence ATGATAACGAATAATTATGTTCCCAATGATTTCAGAGCGTATCTGGGGAGTATTTTGTTTTCAGTAGACTATGATTTCGGCGCTGCCGAAACTCATCTGACCGAATCCCTGTCCCGAAACCCAAGCAGCGCACTTTTCATCCTGCTTCTTTGCCAGTTGTATCAGAAACAGATCGAATATAATACGTCGGCGAATGGCGATACAATGAACGAGGAAAGTAAGCTGGGCAATTACGCTCAGCAAGGCATCGAACTCCTCGCCAAAAAACCCCGTTCGAGCTGGAACGACGGCGATTACCGATACCAAGGCGAGTTTCAGAGTTTTTTGTCACGTCTGGAGGAAGCCAAACTATCCTTTCAGAAAGCCATCCAGCTAAACCCCGATCTGGTTGAGGGCCGCACGGGCCTTGGGATTGTGTACCAGAAATTAAAAAAATGGAATGATGCACTGATAGCTTTTGAACAGGCGCGCCGACTGGATCCGAATGACCTGAATACCCGGGCTAGCATGGCCGAAATGCTCATTGAACTCGACCAGTTCAACCCGGCCGAGGAGCACCTCGCATTTATTCGGCGCATAACCGACGAAACCCACCTCGACGCGCTCATCTTGTCGGGAAGACTCTACGCCCGGCTGGGCGACAAAGCGCATGAAAATGAGGACGCTGTTGAAGCCGAAGGTCGATATAGGGCAGCCGTCGAGTTTTTGGATAAAGCTTTAAGAGCTGAAACCTACGGAAATTACTCCCGAAAAATTACGCCGACCGAAAGCCATACCGTCAGATACCTTAACGGCTATTGTCAGATAAAACAAATACAGGCCCGTGAGAAGAAAGGCAATCTGGTGCAACGTTACCAATTTGCGCAGGAGTCCCAGAGATATATTGATAAGGCTCTAGTTCATTTTAAGAAAATCACAGAATCGAAATATGCTCACAATGGGTTTGAAGCTAGGCAAGCCGTTAATCAGTTGAATCAGTACCGAAAACAAACATCGCCTGTTCGGGAGATCAGCACCCGAGGTCTGAAAGGTACGTTGGTTGTGATGATGGCCGCTTTTATTCTTATAGCGACCCAAATCGTTTTCTTTTTCCGGGAAACGAGCTTTGTCAGAGCAATAACCCAGCCCAATGTCGCATGCTATATTCAGCCCAGCCGAATTCAACCACTGCTGAAACTGGATTCGGCGGGGGATGTCAAGCTAACCCGTTTTGCGCGTTTGTCTTTCAATCATCCGGATTCGTTGATTGCCCGATGGGAGCAATTAATGGGAGAAAACGTTCGCATTGAACGAGCCTGGATTGAAAATGCAGATCAGAAGCCCGAACGACTCTTAACCGAAGGGTTTTATGGCCTCATAACTTTCGCGTCGCTTCTTTTCATCATTGCCGGGCTGGTTCTGCCTGAATTAACTAAGCTAAAAGTCGGCAGCATTGAATTAGAGAAGACTAGGCTGGAAACCATCACTACCACCCCCAGCCTGAACGTATCTAGCGGAGCAAGCGCCACCCGTTCGTTAAAGTAA
- a CDS encoding TIGR04463 family radical SAM/SPASM RiPP maturase, with the protein MIKYFQSRYCIRIPLKSTNTLMYNSLSGAFAILDKQDMALFETIEEGRYLDATDQEVKQMELGGFIRREQVDELTHLEQQYKAHRFDPNTMILTIAPTLACNFGCDYCFQGIDKAKDTMSREVQDAIVALVERAAPNIRHLHVAWYGGEPLVRLKIIEALSDRFIELCAQRGIKYDAMIVTNGYQLTRDVALSLHTRRVGGVQITLDGPAEHHDVRRVLLSGKGTYRAIIDNVKTWIDEVPLSVSVRVNIDERNRNDIHKLIDDMEQDGLAGKKNLKMYFAPVEAITTGCHSIADVTMGKLRYGQLETELYQHGYEVGLTALPYPPRFRGICSAVRPKGLVITPNGDLHKCWDTVSFPKQKVGTIFDVEALNEDERVLEWLRWTPFTNQTCRNCKILPNCTGSCAYKFIHHTDTRGEAAVLPCPSWKYNIKERLVHRAEKMGFITAEDYDPADIQTDPNELCTTVLDAGGNDLPSAMKALYQPA; encoded by the coding sequence ATGATAAAATACTTCCAGTCCCGGTACTGTATCCGTATTCCGTTAAAGAGCACCAATACGCTGATGTATAACTCGCTTAGCGGTGCTTTTGCCATCCTGGACAAGCAGGATATGGCCCTGTTTGAGACCATCGAAGAAGGAAGGTATCTGGATGCTACCGACCAAGAGGTAAAGCAGATGGAACTAGGAGGGTTTATCCGGCGGGAACAGGTTGACGAGTTAACCCATCTTGAGCAACAGTACAAAGCGCATCGGTTCGATCCCAACACGATGATCCTGACTATCGCGCCCACCCTTGCCTGTAATTTTGGCTGCGATTACTGCTTTCAGGGAATTGACAAAGCCAAAGATACGATGAGTAGGGAGGTTCAGGATGCCATTGTAGCCCTTGTTGAACGGGCGGCCCCGAATATCAGGCATCTACACGTAGCCTGGTATGGGGGCGAACCACTCGTTCGGCTTAAAATCATTGAGGCACTGTCAGATCGCTTCATCGAACTCTGTGCGCAGCGAGGGATTAAGTACGATGCCATGATCGTTACGAATGGTTATCAGCTCACCCGCGACGTTGCCTTATCGCTGCATACCCGTCGGGTTGGTGGAGTACAGATAACGCTTGACGGCCCGGCCGAACACCATGATGTACGACGGGTCCTGTTATCAGGAAAAGGAACCTACCGGGCAATTATTGACAATGTGAAGACCTGGATTGACGAAGTGCCCCTTTCGGTGAGTGTACGGGTCAACATCGACGAACGCAACCGCAACGACATCCATAAATTGATTGACGACATGGAGCAGGACGGGCTGGCCGGAAAGAAAAACCTGAAAATGTATTTCGCCCCGGTTGAGGCCATTACGACGGGTTGCCATAGCATTGCCGATGTAACCATGGGGAAACTGCGGTATGGGCAGTTGGAAACCGAACTTTATCAACATGGGTATGAGGTCGGCCTGACAGCGCTACCCTATCCGCCCCGCTTTCGGGGTATCTGCTCCGCAGTAAGACCCAAAGGACTGGTGATTACCCCAAACGGCGATCTGCACAAATGCTGGGATACGGTGTCGTTCCCCAAACAAAAAGTAGGGACTATTTTCGACGTAGAGGCTCTAAATGAAGACGAACGAGTACTGGAGTGGCTCAGATGGACTCCCTTTACCAACCAAACCTGCCGGAACTGTAAGATTCTTCCGAATTGCACCGGCTCATGTGCGTATAAATTCATCCATCATACTGACACGCGGGGAGAAGCCGCCGTTTTGCCCTGTCCAAGCTGGAAATATAACATCAAGGAACGGCTCGTACACCGGGCTGAAAAAATGGGCTTCATAACGGCCGAAGATTATGACCCGGCCGATATACAGACTGACCCCAACGAACTGTGTACAACAGTTCTGGACGCGGGCGGCAACGACCTGCCCAGTGCTATGAAAGCCCTGTATCAACCGGCCTGA
- a CDS encoding monooxygenase produces the protein MNVLTYTRLGLSMGVLALLLNLLACQKAPTEPVDPTGLASFDLIQQKILTPTCATSGCHASEQDPAFLQHGLVLAEGVAYQNLVGVDSKNSAAKADGLKRVKAFASLESLLYHKLSVYASHHSGKQYGNTMPLGGTPLSDGKIEFVRRWIDAGAPKTGSVADAKLLDDETVTIAPFEPLPVPAAGAGVQMSIAPFDIQPNFERELFVRKMVGNTQDIYVNRYEIKMRSGSHHFVAYDFRNRNVLPNLNDVRDLRNTDNSLNLATALSMSNHVYLAGSQAQYMDYTFPEGAALLLPAGSSLDLNSHYVNKTTTVMKGEALINLYTVDKSKVQRIIQTLDLGNTNLNIPPNGRVTLTKSFTFSKPRQILTLTSHMHKLGEKFVIKINGGSRNGEIVYTSTDWEHPDIVTFKTPITLQKGEGLTSEITYNNTTNKTVNFGLTSEDEMGIIFGYYYEE, from the coding sequence ATGAATGTCTTGACTTATACCCGGTTAGGGCTAAGCATGGGCGTGTTGGCCCTGTTGCTGAATCTGCTCGCCTGCCAGAAAGCGCCTACAGAGCCGGTAGACCCAACCGGATTAGCCTCCTTTGATCTGATTCAGCAGAAAATCCTGACGCCTACCTGCGCAACATCGGGTTGTCATGCGTCTGAACAAGACCCGGCTTTCCTACAACATGGGTTAGTACTTGCCGAGGGCGTAGCCTATCAGAATCTAGTGGGCGTTGACTCGAAAAACAGCGCAGCTAAAGCCGATGGGCTCAAACGGGTTAAGGCATTTGCATCCCTGGAGAGCCTGCTGTATCACAAGCTGAGCGTGTACGCCAGTCATCATAGCGGCAAACAATACGGTAATACCATGCCATTGGGCGGAACGCCCTTGTCGGATGGGAAGATCGAGTTTGTGCGTCGGTGGATCGACGCCGGGGCCCCCAAAACCGGCAGTGTAGCCGATGCGAAGCTGCTGGACGATGAAACCGTGACGATTGCTCCGTTTGAACCGCTGCCCGTACCGGCAGCCGGAGCAGGTGTGCAGATGAGCATTGCCCCGTTTGATATTCAGCCGAATTTCGAACGCGAACTGTTCGTACGTAAAATGGTCGGGAATACGCAGGATATTTACGTGAATCGGTACGAGATCAAGATGCGTAGCGGCAGCCATCACTTTGTGGCCTACGACTTCCGCAACCGGAACGTACTGCCTAACCTCAATGACGTCCGCGATCTGCGCAATACCGATAATTCGCTCAATCTGGCAACGGCTCTCAGCATGTCGAACCATGTGTATCTGGCGGGTTCGCAGGCTCAGTATATGGATTACACCTTTCCCGAAGGAGCGGCCCTGCTCTTACCCGCCGGTTCGTCGCTGGATCTAAATTCGCATTACGTCAACAAAACCACTACGGTGATGAAGGGCGAGGCTCTGATTAACCTGTACACGGTCGATAAATCCAAGGTGCAGCGAATCATTCAGACGCTGGATTTGGGCAATACCAATCTGAACATACCGCCTAACGGCCGCGTGACGCTGACCAAGTCGTTTACGTTCAGCAAACCACGCCAGATTCTGACGCTGACGTCGCACATGCATAAACTGGGCGAAAAGTTTGTCATCAAAATTAACGGCGGCTCCCGCAACGGCGAAATTGTTTATACCTCCACCGACTGGGAACATCCCGATATCGTTACATTCAAAACACCGATTACGCTCCAGAAAGGAGAGGGGCTGACCTCGGAGATTACGTATAACAACACGACCAATAAAACCGTCAACTTTGGCCTGACGAGCGAGGACGAGATGGGAATCATTTTCGGTTATTACTACGAAGAGTAA
- a CDS encoding tetratricopeptide repeat protein gives MSTAKDLLTKANQLYESKRYAEARVEFDTIIGQEPLNRDAWLGKGNTYFQEGDYEKALQVFEETDKTFPNDALVLLSIAGCLIQLDKENEAQVYIQQADTLPVVLELKKFDEFIASEKPDEALGVIETYLSKNPGLNTFKVLDIAQHLYNQASKLINDKPNLAEQLLSKATQLNPHHAESYADWGYVLHRLKRPEESLEKYKLSLTKSPSPDLAERVLYWIGGDTLRSHQDVIDFLVAQPNLIAPFKREKMIGDMAFQLARYEQAEEAYKRAQLLDPTDAFVIKAQADTYLHRKQEKQARQLYRQAIDVARQQVDELRDKPQVPHSDSDSLNAIQTGQTDPIKAVNQTLGRLHYEIGNSILRQDTDLEEVWTHWQETLQLTPGSDNARSIADEFYNLGQWDKAQRAYTAYSWAMPQPFMDADVLINLGLCHYYLFHYAEARSRFTEAARIESEYQYLAHYYLGYTYIDERLFDLAESNFHTAFRLKPDEYFVIESLILCYSALRKKEDALAVSQKAYARYAGVGEDESGKKLRTAEIDYLTGNIYLDFKELDEAMRLYRAALEKDPQHAYARHNLAHVLEKKGRYALARAEWNEAKMNYQNQL, from the coding sequence ATGTCTACTGCTAAAGATTTGCTTACCAAAGCTAATCAGCTTTATGAATCTAAGAGATACGCAGAAGCCCGGGTCGAGTTTGATACTATTATTGGGCAGGAGCCATTAAATCGGGATGCTTGGCTTGGCAAGGGTAATACTTATTTTCAAGAGGGAGACTATGAAAAGGCACTGCAGGTCTTTGAAGAAACAGACAAAACTTTCCCTAACGATGCTCTAGTATTACTATCCATAGCAGGTTGCCTGATTCAGCTCGACAAGGAAAACGAAGCGCAGGTCTATATTCAGCAGGCCGACACGTTACCGGTCGTGCTCGAACTGAAAAAGTTCGATGAATTTATAGCCAGTGAGAAGCCAGATGAAGCTCTTGGAGTTATAGAAACCTATCTTAGTAAGAATCCGGGTTTGAATACCTTCAAGGTCCTTGACATTGCCCAGCATCTGTATAATCAGGCAAGTAAGCTGATAAATGATAAACCTAATCTAGCAGAACAATTACTTAGTAAAGCAACCCAACTCAATCCCCATCATGCCGAAAGTTACGCAGATTGGGGGTACGTACTGCATCGTCTGAAAAGGCCGGAAGAATCACTGGAGAAATACAAGCTGAGCCTAACAAAGTCACCATCGCCCGATTTGGCCGAACGGGTTTTGTACTGGATTGGTGGAGATACGTTACGCTCCCATCAGGACGTAATCGATTTTCTGGTTGCGCAGCCCAATCTGATTGCTCCTTTCAAAAGAGAAAAGATGATCGGCGATATGGCGTTTCAGCTTGCCCGGTACGAACAGGCCGAAGAAGCCTACAAACGAGCCCAATTGCTCGATCCGACGGATGCCTTTGTCATCAAAGCGCAGGCCGATACCTATCTGCACAGGAAACAAGAAAAACAGGCCCGGCAACTTTACCGACAGGCCATCGACGTTGCCCGACAACAAGTCGATGAATTGCGTGATAAACCACAAGTCCCTCACTCCGATAGCGATTCCTTAAACGCTATTCAGACTGGCCAGACAGACCCAATCAAGGCGGTTAACCAAACGCTGGGAAGGCTTCACTATGAAATTGGAAATTCAATTTTACGGCAGGATACCGATTTAGAGGAAGTATGGACGCACTGGCAGGAAACACTCCAGCTTACCCCTGGTTCAGACAATGCCCGATCAATAGCCGATGAGTTTTACAATCTAGGCCAATGGGACAAAGCACAGCGGGCTTACACCGCTTATAGCTGGGCTATGCCGCAGCCTTTTATGGACGCGGACGTGCTCATAAACCTAGGATTATGTCATTATTACCTGTTCCACTATGCTGAAGCCAGAAGTAGGTTTACCGAAGCGGCCCGGATTGAATCTGAGTATCAATACCTTGCCCATTATTACCTCGGCTATACGTATATAGATGAGCGCCTGTTCGATCTGGCCGAGTCAAACTTCCACACCGCTTTTCGACTAAAGCCGGACGAATACTTCGTCATTGAAAGCTTAATACTGTGCTATTCTGCCCTGCGTAAAAAAGAAGATGCACTGGCAGTTAGCCAGAAAGCGTACGCCCGGTACGCCGGTGTGGGAGAAGATGAATCAGGTAAAAAACTCCGCACCGCTGAAATTGACTATCTGACGGGCAATATCTACCTAGATTTTAAAGAGTTGGACGAAGCGATGAGACTTTACCGAGCAGCGCTCGAAAAAGACCCGCAGCATGCCTACGCCCGGCACAATCTGGCGCACGTGCTCGAGAAGAAAGGCCGTTATGCGCTCGCCCGAGCCGAATGGAACGAGGCTAAGATGAACTACCAGAATCAGCTTTAA